In a genomic window of Acidovorax sp. A79:
- a CDS encoding IPTL-CTERM sorting domain-containing protein, with amino-acid sequence MKKTLTLLAAAFLQAGAWAATYTYTGPAYTAPALHNFTNCLAGNCGAYTTAMGQAGSFSTASPLPNNLSNQDIMAQVTSFSFTDGLTTYASSDPQVSLAYITATTMGGVLDLAVAVQRWQTPAPHAQGDHIDFMNIHYGGAHNGLCNAPPGLTVQGAVMCGNIDSGDAYSSQWDGEPGGTWALSATPPTPGGVNAVPTLGEWGLLLLSALMVGVGAWRWRKQRSA; translated from the coding sequence ATGAAGAAAACCCTCACACTGCTGGCTGCCGCCTTCCTCCAGGCCGGCGCCTGGGCCGCCACCTACACCTACACGGGCCCGGCCTACACCGCGCCCGCCCTGCACAACTTCACCAACTGCCTTGCCGGCAATTGCGGCGCCTACACCACGGCCATGGGGCAGGCAGGCTCGTTCTCCACGGCGTCGCCTTTGCCGAACAATCTCAGCAACCAGGACATCATGGCGCAGGTGACTTCGTTCTCGTTTACCGATGGACTGACCACCTATGCCAGCAGCGACCCGCAGGTGTCGCTGGCCTACATCACGGCCACCACCATGGGCGGGGTGCTGGATCTCGCCGTCGCCGTGCAGCGCTGGCAAACGCCCGCCCCGCATGCGCAGGGCGACCACATCGACTTCATGAACATCCACTACGGAGGCGCCCACAATGGACTGTGCAACGCGCCACCGGGTCTCACCGTGCAGGGCGCCGTGATGTGTGGAAACATCGACTCGGGCGACGCCTATTCGAGCCAATGGGACGGCGAACCGGGCGGCACCTGGGCACTCTCCGCCACACCGCCCACGCCGGGCGGCGTCAACGCCGTGCCCACCTTGGGCGAATGGGGGCTGCTGCTGCTGTCCGCCCTGATGGTGGGGGTGGGCGCGTGGCGGTGGCGCAAGCAGCGTTCTGCATAA
- a CDS encoding choice-of-anchor Q domain-containing protein: MKKQCIAALLALTACAWAQAATLVADTAADLSDPTPGDGMCGTGVAGTCSLRAAIQEANALPGADTITLYSGNYELTQAPANNLLTISSDLTINGMGVSAGATAINGGGDRLVLQITGNHTVNLTNLAIIGGTGAGSAFGGGLVVGGGTATLTRVGLQGNSSASSTTKQGGGIYVHDTATLHLIDSVVTGNTAGIAGGGVMVRVGGTAHISGSTIDNNTVASPAGSGGGIGVGGTLHLVNSTISGNTAPQGSGISVTANGTADVRFATIAANTATQPGGAQLAAVGPAQISGSIVANPTVGINCWNLTDQLQSGGNNLDSGTTCGFGAAGDIASANPLLAPLAYVNNLIAPIHALQAGSPAINAGPTSGVIPATDQRGAARVQMGRADIGAYESALGIWAGGGGGNAQAVPVDNPFALTLTAVGLLGLALRGRRKNS; this comes from the coding sequence ATGAAAAAACAATGCATCGCCGCTTTGCTCGCCCTCACTGCCTGCGCCTGGGCGCAGGCCGCCACCCTGGTCGCCGATACCGCCGCTGACCTGAGCGACCCCACCCCAGGGGACGGCATGTGCGGCACGGGCGTAGCGGGCACCTGCTCGCTGCGCGCCGCCATACAGGAGGCCAACGCGCTGCCCGGCGCCGACACCATCACCCTGTACTCGGGCAACTACGAGCTGACGCAAGCGCCCGCAAACAACCTCCTCACCATCAGCAGCGACCTCACCATCAACGGTATGGGCGTGAGCGCGGGTGCCACCGCCATCAACGGTGGCGGCGACCGCCTGGTGCTGCAAATCACCGGCAACCACACCGTCAACCTGACCAACCTCGCCATCATCGGCGGCACCGGCGCGGGCTCGGCGTTTGGGGGCGGCCTGGTCGTTGGGGGCGGAACGGCCACACTCACTCGGGTGGGGTTGCAAGGCAACAGTTCAGCGAGCTCCACCACCAAGCAGGGCGGAGGCATCTATGTGCACGACACGGCCACACTCCACCTGATCGACAGCGTCGTGACCGGCAACACCGCTGGTATTGCCGGTGGCGGGGTCATGGTGCGCGTCGGCGGCACCGCGCACATCAGCGGCAGCACCATCGACAACAACACCGTGGCCAGCCCTGCCGGCAGCGGGGGCGGCATCGGCGTCGGCGGCACGCTGCACCTCGTCAACTCCACTATCTCGGGCAACACGGCGCCACAAGGCAGCGGCATCAGCGTGACGGCCAACGGCACTGCCGACGTCCGCTTTGCCACCATCGCTGCCAACACAGCCACCCAGCCGGGCGGTGCCCAACTGGCAGCGGTCGGTCCTGCCCAGATCAGCGGCAGCATCGTGGCCAACCCGACGGTGGGCATCAATTGCTGGAACCTGACGGACCAACTGCAATCCGGCGGCAACAACCTCGATAGCGGCACCACCTGCGGCTTTGGCGCGGCGGGCGACATCGCCAGCGCCAACCCGCTGCTGGCGCCGCTGGCCTACGTCAACAACCTGATCGCCCCCATTCATGCACTGCAAGCGGGCAGCCCCGCCATCAACGCAGGCCCCACCAGCGGAGTGATCCCCGCCACTGACCAACGCGGCGCCGCACGTGTGCAGATGGGGCGGGCCGACATCGGGGCCTATGAATCGGCCCTGGGCATCTGGGCCGGGGGGGGTGGCGGCAACGCGCAGGCCGTGCCCGTGGACAACCCTTTTGCCTTGACGCTGACCGCCGTCGGTCTACTGGGCCTTGCTTTGCGCGGACGGCGCAAGAACTCCTAA
- a CDS encoding LuxR C-terminal-related transcriptional regulator, producing the protein MSLPRIQQQAVARLQQMACLDFSGPELIEPVLHELHRLIGFDTGVYFHPDTDGVWDAYSEPSAAREWMHLYFDPQLRASELKLVRYSLHDFAAAMRHEHGVLSMEQIITVPRHEFMRSEFYNELARPCEWQDFLSLVLRTPQSQGVGSLKLCRKPGAPRFAPEDAAMLGRLEPWLARILQPGELDPQGSVLVDSATLVATPQGRLLWTSPQADKLMALAFGLRWYQRNELPCALRVLLERLRSVVKGAAPVLPQMDLHNASGLFSLRATQMTDVKGEDRAVGIHIAQRVQRVTQLLPALRALGLPQRQHELAYWLARGLPEDQIAAHMGISTHTTTSYRRQIYDRLRVHNRQELQALLFTLH; encoded by the coding sequence ATGTCTCTTCCCCGCATTCAGCAACAGGCCGTGGCGCGCCTGCAACAAATGGCCTGCCTGGATTTCAGCGGGCCGGAGCTTATCGAACCTGTGCTGCATGAACTGCATCGCTTGATCGGCTTTGATACAGGCGTGTACTTCCACCCCGATACCGACGGGGTGTGGGATGCGTATAGCGAACCCTCGGCCGCGCGCGAGTGGATGCACCTCTATTTCGATCCGCAGCTGAGAGCGTCGGAACTCAAGCTGGTGCGCTACAGCCTGCACGACTTCGCTGCCGCCATGCGCCACGAGCATGGAGTGCTATCGATGGAGCAGATCATCACCGTGCCGCGCCATGAGTTCATGCGCAGCGAGTTCTACAACGAGTTGGCGCGGCCGTGCGAGTGGCAAGACTTTCTGAGCCTGGTGCTGCGCACGCCGCAGAGCCAGGGCGTCGGCTCGCTCAAGCTGTGCCGCAAGCCTGGTGCACCCCGCTTCGCGCCTGAAGACGCCGCCATGCTCGGGCGGCTGGAACCTTGGCTGGCGCGCATCCTGCAGCCTGGCGAACTAGATCCGCAGGGCAGCGTATTGGTTGACAGTGCCACGCTGGTGGCCACGCCACAGGGCCGGCTGCTGTGGACGTCCCCCCAGGCAGACAAGTTGATGGCGTTAGCCTTTGGCTTGCGGTGGTATCAGCGCAACGAGCTGCCATGCGCGCTGCGGGTGTTGCTGGAGCGCCTGCGCTCCGTGGTGAAAGGTGCCGCGCCCGTACTGCCGCAGATGGACCTCCATAACGCCAGCGGCTTGTTCTCGCTGCGCGCCACACAGATGACCGACGTCAAGGGCGAAGACCGGGCGGTGGGCATCCACATCGCGCAGCGGGTACAGCGCGTGACGCAACTGCTGCCCGCGCTGCGTGCGCTTGGGTTACCGCAGCGCCAGCACGAGTTGGCCTACTGGCTGGCACGCGGCCTGCCCGAAGATCAGATCGCTGCGCACATGGGTATCAGCACCCACACTACTACGTCCTATCGACGCCAGATCTATGACCGACTACGTGTCCACAATCGCCAGGAGCTGCAGGCACTCTTGTTTACGCTGCATTGA
- a CDS encoding Dabb family protein codes for MYMHLVMMEFIPDAGPEFFHKVEAYAVRIRQECADVLTYHFGANEAARSDGYTHAVVSAFKGRPAHDAYQASPAHVEMKTYMGPYIQRLVVFDGAAPLQLQ; via the coding sequence ATGTACATGCACCTCGTCATGATGGAGTTCATTCCCGATGCCGGCCCCGAGTTTTTCCACAAAGTGGAGGCCTATGCCGTGCGGATTCGCCAAGAATGCGCGGATGTGCTGACCTACCACTTTGGCGCCAATGAAGCAGCTCGATCCGATGGCTACACCCATGCGGTGGTGTCTGCGTTCAAGGGCCGCCCCGCGCACGACGCTTACCAGGCCAGTCCGGCCCATGTGGAAATGAAGACCTATATGGGGCCATACATCCAGCGACTTGTGGTTTTCGATGGCGCAGCGCCCCTGCAATTGCAATAG
- a CDS encoding SDR family NAD(P)-dependent oxidoreductase, with protein MAKTYFEKNFGLQGRVACVTGSAAGLGLAIARHLGQAGARIVVNDLDAGRCEEAVRLLTVEGVEARHAVFDVSQAEAVGQAIDTLAFDGWAPDIMVSNAGNQNRKLVTEMTLVQWQSLFDVHVNGAFNCAHAVLPHMTRKGFGRIILMSSVAGQACMPGIAAYASAKGAIAAFTRALAVEYGSAGVNSNALAPGFVRTQFTQGLQEREGFDSFLQSAVPIGRWAEPDDIAPAVVYLASNAGSFVNGHVLAIDGGMLARM; from the coding sequence ATGGCAAAGACCTATTTTGAAAAAAACTTTGGCTTACAGGGCCGCGTGGCCTGTGTGACAGGCAGTGCTGCGGGCCTGGGCCTGGCCATCGCCCGCCACCTGGGGCAAGCGGGAGCACGCATCGTGGTCAATGACCTGGACGCAGGCCGCTGCGAAGAGGCCGTGCGCTTGCTGACGGTGGAAGGCGTGGAAGCGCGTCATGCTGTGTTCGACGTATCCCAGGCCGAGGCGGTGGGCCAGGCCATTGACACACTGGCCTTCGACGGCTGGGCGCCCGACATCATGGTCAGCAATGCCGGAAACCAGAACCGCAAGTTGGTGACCGAGATGACGCTTGTGCAGTGGCAGTCGCTGTTCGATGTGCATGTGAACGGCGCCTTCAATTGCGCCCACGCGGTGTTGCCGCATATGACGCGCAAGGGCTTTGGCCGGATCATTTTGATGTCTTCCGTAGCCGGCCAAGCGTGTATGCCCGGTATCGCAGCCTACGCTTCGGCCAAGGGTGCTATCGCCGCATTCACCCGCGCGTTGGCGGTGGAGTACGGCAGCGCTGGCGTCAACAGCAATGCGCTGGCTCCGGGCTTCGTGCGCACCCAGTTCACGCAGGGTCTGCAGGAGCGCGAAGGTTTTGACAGCTTCCTGCAGAGCGCCGTGCCAATAGGTCGATGGGCAGAGCCCGACGACATCGCACCTGCCGTGGTGTATCTGGCGTCGAATGCCGGTTCGTTTGTCAATGGGCATGTTCTCGCCATCGACGGAGGAATGTTGGCCCGCATGTAG
- a CDS encoding SDR family oxidoreductase has protein sequence MDTQFQDLRVMVTAGASGIGLAIAQAFAQAGARVQISDISASAIEAAVPSLPGGGGWIADASNPAAVDAWFGHALATLGGLDVLVNNAGIAGPTARIEEIEPQQWDETIAVNLRSQYLCVRRAIPALRTSHRASIINLSSVAGRLGYPLRTPYAASKWAVVGLTQSLALELGGDDITVNAILPGIVDSERSRNVTAAKAQARQISEADMLTEILANVALHRKVQLADVAQTALFLASSAGRSFTGQSLNVCAGIQSLR, from the coding sequence ATGGACACGCAATTTCAAGATCTGCGCGTGATGGTCACCGCAGGTGCTTCTGGCATTGGCCTGGCCATTGCCCAGGCCTTTGCGCAAGCAGGGGCTCGGGTACAAATCAGCGACATCTCGGCGTCTGCCATTGAAGCTGCCGTGCCCTCGCTGCCGGGAGGTGGCGGCTGGATTGCGGATGCGTCCAACCCCGCTGCGGTGGATGCCTGGTTTGGTCACGCCTTGGCGACGCTGGGCGGCCTGGATGTACTGGTGAACAATGCCGGCATTGCTGGTCCCACGGCGCGTATCGAGGAAATCGAACCGCAGCAATGGGACGAGACCATTGCGGTCAATCTGCGCAGCCAGTACCTGTGCGTGCGCCGCGCGATTCCGGCGCTGCGTACCTCGCATCGCGCCAGCATCATCAACCTCAGTTCGGTGGCCGGGCGCCTGGGCTACCCGCTGCGTACGCCCTATGCTGCATCCAAGTGGGCAGTCGTTGGGCTGACCCAAAGCCTTGCACTGGAACTGGGCGGCGACGACATCACCGTGAACGCCATCCTACCCGGCATCGTGGACAGCGAGCGCTCCCGGAACGTCACGGCGGCCAAGGCGCAGGCGCGCCAGATCAGTGAGGCCGACATGCTCACCGAAATCCTGGCTAACGTGGCCTTGCACCGCAAGGTGCAGTTGGCTGACGTAGCACAGACTGCGCTTTTTCTCGCGTCCTCAGCGGGGCGCAGTTTTACTGGCCAGAGCCTGAACGTTTGTGCCGGCATCCAATCCTTGCGTTGA
- a CDS encoding SDR family oxidoreductase, which translates to MPGRFLTGRADLNTVAFLPQSWHGVPRQKQRRTRWHRVPSQLPVVAVADPVTLKNVPAPRIGAPDEIAWLLAFLCSPGASFVCGARLDVNGGSYMR; encoded by the coding sequence ATGCCCGGTCGCTTCCTGACAGGACGAGCGGACCTCAACACGGTCGCTTTCCTGCCCCAGAGCTGGCACGGCGTACCGCGCCAGAAGCAAAGGCGAACGCGGTGGCACCGGGTGCCGTCGCAACTCCCCGTGGTAGCAGTGGCCGATCCGGTCACGCTGAAGAATGTGCCGGCACCACGCATTGGCGCGCCGGACGAGATCGCCTGGCTGCTGGCCTTCCTGTGCTCACCAGGTGCCAGCTTTGTCTGCGGCGCCAGGCTTGATGTCAATGGCGGTTCCTATATGCGCTGA
- a CDS encoding TRAP transporter substrate-binding protein gives MTAQKTSPRIRNLGLAITTGLIAMGGMQVHAQDIQDRKIKFSYAVAKDNPIGLAVDKFAQIVGAKTGGKIKVTGYPGATLGNEIQSMSSAQGGILEMSVVSTAGAAGNVKELAIFDLPFIFRSEKEADAVVDGEVGQSLLKKFSEKNLIGLCYMDYGFRQVTNSKHPINRLEDFRDLKLRTLQNRVYIDVFKALGATPLPLPYPETYTALETKAIDGQESAYLVTKSSSYQDIQTYLTETRHFYLPAVVLVSKKFWDRLSTAERGVLESSCKEAQTYHREVSRKMEADVVKDLIKAGMKFNTIEPAEHARMVQATASVIEKYKPELGVDLVNKTMATIEKARRTP, from the coding sequence GTGACAGCACAAAAGACTTCCCCCCGTATCCGCAACCTGGGCCTGGCCATCACGACCGGCCTGATCGCCATGGGCGGCATGCAAGTTCATGCGCAGGACATCCAGGACCGCAAGATCAAGTTCAGCTACGCCGTCGCCAAGGACAACCCGATCGGCTTGGCCGTGGACAAGTTTGCCCAGATTGTCGGCGCCAAGACCGGGGGCAAGATCAAAGTCACTGGCTACCCTGGCGCCACGCTGGGCAACGAGATCCAGTCGATGTCGTCTGCCCAGGGCGGTATCTTGGAGATGTCGGTGGTCTCCACCGCAGGCGCTGCCGGCAACGTGAAAGAACTTGCCATTTTCGACCTGCCTTTCATCTTCCGCAGCGAGAAGGAAGCCGATGCCGTCGTGGATGGGGAAGTCGGCCAGTCGTTGCTCAAAAAGTTCTCAGAAAAGAACCTCATTGGCCTGTGCTACATGGACTACGGTTTCCGCCAGGTTACCAACAGCAAGCATCCCATCAATCGCCTGGAAGACTTCCGTGACCTGAAGCTGCGCACACTGCAGAACCGCGTGTACATCGACGTGTTCAAGGCGCTGGGTGCCACGCCCTTGCCTCTGCCTTACCCAGAAACCTACACCGCGCTGGAAACCAAGGCCATCGACGGGCAGGAAAGCGCTTATCTGGTCACCAAGTCCAGCTCCTATCAGGACATCCAGACCTACCTGACCGAAACCCGCCACTTCTATCTGCCTGCCGTCGTATTGGTGAGCAAGAAGTTTTGGGATCGCCTGAGCACCGCCGAGCGTGGCGTACTGGAATCCTCGTGCAAGGAAGCCCAGACCTACCACCGTGAAGTGAGCCGAAAAATGGAAGCAGACGTGGTTAAGGACCTTATCAAGGCCGGCATGAAGTTCAATACCATCGAGCCCGCCGAACACGCCCGCATGGTGCAAGCTACCGCATCAGTGATCGAGAAGTACAAGCCGGAACTGGGTGTCGACTTGGTCAACAAGACCATGGCCACTATCGAGAAGGCCCGCAGGACTCCCTGA
- a CDS encoding cupin domain-containing protein, which yields MALMTPFLPNAEKYGPLDSRNVAVNDLPWKPTPTPGIDMKVLVKDDDTGLLTALFRWQPGTVLALHEHVEIEQSYVLEGEFEDDDGVYMAGNFAWRPRGHRHVARSPKGALVLCFFLKPNKFLGGELDGQELK from the coding sequence ATGGCCTTGATGACCCCTTTCCTGCCCAACGCTGAAAAGTACGGCCCCCTTGATTCGCGCAACGTGGCGGTGAACGACCTGCCCTGGAAGCCCACCCCGACGCCGGGCATCGATATGAAGGTGCTGGTGAAGGACGACGACACCGGCTTGCTAACGGCATTGTTTCGCTGGCAGCCCGGCACGGTGCTCGCGTTGCATGAACACGTGGAAATCGAGCAGAGCTATGTGCTCGAAGGTGAGTTCGAAGACGACGATGGTGTCTACATGGCAGGCAATTTCGCCTGGCGCCCCAGAGGCCATCGCCATGTCGCCCGCTCGCCCAAGGGTGCGCTGGTGCTGTGTTTCTTCCTCAAGCCGAACAAGTTTCTGGGCGGGGAACTGGACGGCCAGGAACTGAAGTAA
- a CDS encoding fumarylacetoacetate hydrolase family protein has translation MKFLNFLHGDGVRLGAVIADTHILDLTAAWPVQPAPASVDELIAGGDAAVALAQQAIQTAGDALASGNTASTVLYASATILPPVALTGRNIFNVGRNYREHIIEGNLANGRPADAFPQAIEFFTKPRTALVGHRGCVLRHGQLTNSLDYEVELAIVIGKGGRDIPVEKAHEYVFGYTILNDVTARDLQRLHGQWFKGKSLDTSCPLGPVVAHASAVENPDNLNLVLEVDGEERQNDNTNSMIFNVATVIAQLSAGMTLLPGDVIATGTPKGVGFAQRPQRCLQVGQTVRARIEGIGELTNTVVA, from the coding sequence ATGAAGTTCCTCAATTTCCTCCACGGTGATGGCGTCCGACTCGGCGCCGTGATCGCAGATACCCACATCCTCGACTTGACAGCTGCATGGCCGGTCCAGCCGGCGCCCGCATCGGTGGATGAACTCATCGCAGGTGGTGATGCTGCCGTCGCGCTAGCGCAGCAGGCCATCCAGACGGCCGGCGATGCCCTTGCCAGCGGCAATACCGCCAGCACCGTGCTCTATGCGAGCGCGACCATCCTGCCGCCAGTGGCGCTCACCGGCCGCAACATCTTCAACGTGGGCCGCAATTACCGCGAGCACATCATCGAAGGGAATTTGGCCAATGGCCGCCCGGCCGATGCCTTTCCGCAGGCCATCGAGTTCTTCACCAAACCACGCACCGCCCTGGTGGGGCACCGCGGCTGTGTACTGCGCCACGGCCAGTTGACCAATAGCCTCGACTACGAGGTAGAGCTGGCCATCGTCATCGGCAAGGGGGGGCGCGACATCCCTGTGGAGAAGGCGCACGAATATGTGTTCGGCTACACCATCCTGAACGATGTAACAGCGCGTGACCTGCAGCGCCTGCATGGGCAATGGTTCAAGGGAAAAAGCTTGGACACCAGCTGCCCGCTTGGCCCCGTGGTCGCGCATGCCAGCGCCGTCGAGAATCCAGACAACCTGAACTTGGTGCTGGAAGTCGACGGCGAAGAGCGTCAGAACGACAACACCAACTCCATGATATTCAACGTGGCCACCGTCATCGCGCAGCTGTCGGCGGGCATGACGTTGTTGCCAGGGGACGTCATCGCTACCGGCACCCCCAAAGGTGTTGGTTTTGCCCAGCGCCCGCAGCGGTGCCTCCAGGTAGGCCAGACCGTGCGAGCACGTATCGAGGGGATTGGCGAGCTGACCAATACCGTCGTCGCCTAG
- a CDS encoding GntR family transcriptional regulator: MNTKLSPKSTTAGVFEAVSAHLNELRSAITEPVRVREEDLANQLGVSRTPVREALIRLDSTGVISLRPGRGALLQPVSDRDYREWLQLREQLEGFAAREATLNASQRDVIALRAIFEPFLEPGVAEAKAAQYSQANVAFHVEVIRLANNHLLERVWASFGHPQTSYRRQTIARLHRSADSLREHLEIIDAIERRDADLAEALARAHVRALLVAVEQGGSQQVVQSISPQKQST, encoded by the coding sequence ATGAATACCAAGCTTTCCCCAAAGTCCACGACTGCTGGCGTGTTCGAGGCCGTGAGCGCGCACCTCAATGAGTTGCGCTCTGCCATTACTGAGCCCGTCCGCGTGCGCGAAGAAGACCTGGCCAACCAACTAGGGGTGAGCCGCACGCCAGTGCGTGAAGCGCTGATTCGGCTCGACAGCACCGGAGTCATCAGCCTGCGCCCGGGGCGTGGTGCGCTGCTGCAACCGGTGAGCGATCGTGACTACCGCGAATGGCTGCAGCTGCGTGAGCAGCTAGAAGGATTCGCCGCGCGCGAGGCAACGCTGAACGCATCGCAGCGTGACGTGATAGCACTGCGCGCCATTTTCGAGCCCTTCCTGGAGCCGGGAGTGGCCGAAGCCAAGGCGGCCCAGTATTCCCAAGCCAATGTGGCCTTCCACGTAGAGGTCATTCGGCTGGCCAACAACCATCTGCTCGAACGTGTGTGGGCGTCTTTCGGCCACCCTCAGACCAGTTACCGCCGCCAGACCATCGCTCGCCTGCACCGCAGCGCCGATTCTCTGCGCGAGCACCTTGAAATCATCGATGCCATCGAGCGGCGAGATGCCGACCTAGCCGAAGCCCTGGCACGAGCCCATGTGCGCGCACTGCTTGTGGCCGTTGAACAAGGAGGCTCGCAGCAAGTCGTGCAAAGTATTTCCCCACAGAAGCAGTCCACATGA
- a CDS encoding TRAP transporter large permease subunit produces the protein MTVLIFVGALLAAMAIGMPIAYALLFSGLALMFHLDLFDAQILAQNVINGADSFPLLAVPFFMLAGEIMNVGGLSKRIVHLAITLVGHMRGGLGFVAIIAACLMAALSGSAVADTAALAALLLPMMVKAGHDKARAGGLIASAGIIAPVIPPSIGFVVFGVAANVSIGKLFMAGIVPGLLMGVAIAVAWWLVASRESVNLPAASTTQEKLQALKGSLWALGLPVIVLFGLKFGVFTPTEAAVVAAVYALLVSTVVYREISLRQMYTVFVSASKITAVIMFLVAASMVSAWLITVADIPDQVIGMLKPFMDNPTLLLVAIMVLVMVVGTAMDMMPTILILTPVLMPVIKEAGIDPVYFGVLFIMNNAIGLVTPPVGSVLNVVAGVGRMRLDDVAKGVVPFMIAQFIVMFLLVLFPSIVMVPLNFLTK, from the coding sequence ATGACGGTGCTCATCTTTGTAGGCGCGCTGCTGGCGGCCATGGCGATCGGTATGCCCATCGCCTATGCGCTGCTCTTCTCGGGCTTGGCCCTGATGTTCCACCTGGATCTGTTCGACGCACAGATCCTCGCGCAGAACGTGATCAACGGTGCCGACAGCTTTCCGCTACTGGCTGTTCCGTTCTTTATGCTGGCCGGTGAAATCATGAACGTGGGCGGTCTGTCCAAGCGCATCGTGCACTTGGCTATCACTCTGGTCGGGCACATGCGTGGGGGCCTGGGATTCGTTGCGATCATCGCGGCCTGCCTGATGGCAGCGTTGTCTGGTTCGGCCGTGGCCGATACGGCAGCACTGGCCGCTCTTTTACTGCCTATGATGGTCAAGGCAGGCCACGACAAGGCGCGGGCCGGTGGTTTGATCGCATCGGCCGGCATCATTGCGCCGGTGATTCCCCCCTCCATCGGCTTCGTGGTGTTCGGGGTTGCGGCCAACGTGTCCATCGGCAAGCTGTTCATGGCGGGTATCGTGCCCGGCCTGCTGATGGGGGTGGCCATCGCCGTGGCCTGGTGGCTGGTGGCGTCCCGCGAGAGCGTGAATCTCCCCGCTGCGTCCACGACGCAAGAGAAGCTCCAAGCGCTCAAGGGGTCGCTATGGGCCCTGGGTCTGCCTGTCATCGTGCTTTTCGGACTGAAGTTCGGCGTGTTTACACCCACCGAGGCCGCCGTAGTGGCTGCGGTGTATGCGTTGCTGGTATCTACAGTGGTCTATCGAGAGATCAGCCTGCGCCAGATGTACACGGTGTTCGTCTCGGCATCGAAGATCACCGCGGTGATCATGTTCCTGGTGGCAGCGTCCATGGTCTCGGCATGGCTGATCACCGTAGCCGACATTCCAGACCAAGTGATCGGCATGCTCAAGCCCTTTATGGACAACCCCACTTTGCTGCTGGTGGCAATCATGGTGCTGGTGATGGTCGTGGGAACAGCCATGGACATGATGCCCACCATCCTGATCCTCACTCCTGTGCTCATGCCCGTCATCAAAGAGGCTGGTATCGACCCGGTCTACTTCGGTGTGCTTTTCATCATGAACAATGCCATTGGCTTGGTCACCCCGCCGGTGGGTTCGGTGCTGAACGTGGTGGCTGGTGTGGGCAGGATGCGCTTGGACGATGTGGCCAAGGGGGTGGTGCCATTCATGATCGCCCAGTTCATCGTCATGTTCCTGCTGGTGCTGTTCCCCTCGATCGTGATGGTGCCTCTGAACTTCCTGACCAAGTGA
- a CDS encoding TRAP transporter small permease translates to MNRLLDAYCQALEAVCALLMAAMVVLVFGNVVLRYFFSTGWLISEEISRWMFVWMVFMGAVVVMRERGHMGTDMVVVRLPAWAQRLCLVAVQVIMLYITWLMFTGSWSQVVVNRETEAPVSGLSVSIFYFAGVLFAVSTLLILLHQFWLTVSGKLSDAELVMVQESEETAHLVLPPSVVAVDRRK, encoded by the coding sequence ATGAATCGCTTGTTGGATGCCTATTGCCAGGCCTTGGAAGCTGTGTGTGCGTTGTTGATGGCCGCCATGGTTGTCCTGGTATTCGGAAACGTGGTGTTGCGCTATTTCTTCAGCACAGGCTGGCTGATCTCCGAGGAAATCTCCCGCTGGATGTTTGTCTGGATGGTGTTCATGGGCGCTGTGGTCGTAATGCGCGAGCGCGGCCACATGGGCACGGACATGGTGGTCGTGCGATTGCCCGCCTGGGCGCAGCGACTCTGTTTGGTGGCGGTGCAAGTCATCATGCTTTACATCACTTGGCTGATGTTTACCGGCAGTTGGAGCCAGGTGGTGGTGAATCGCGAAACGGAGGCACCTGTCAGTGGCCTCTCGGTCTCCATCTTCTACTTTGCGGGCGTCTTGTTCGCGGTGTCCACGCTGCTCATCCTGCTGCACCAGTTCTGGCTGACAGTGAGCGGGAAGCTCTCAGACGCTGAACTGGTGATGGTGCAGGAATCCGAAGAAACGGCACATCTCGTGCTGCCTCCATCCGTCGTCGCTGTGGATAGGCGCAAGTAA